One stretch of Punica granatum isolate Tunisia-2019 chromosome 5, ASM765513v2, whole genome shotgun sequence DNA includes these proteins:
- the LOC116208225 gene encoding uncharacterized protein LOC116208225, producing the protein MDLKAFRYQILYGSIARRVLLRTFAIACAISIIPLLHIYSRGNSLMFAPMGAYHYDGSLPHLRGDQFPGLALIRDRFLVPIWDSIESAYCGEYVNLTKAVVWELTGKNLLDYSGRTLCAGGGSGACVLALRELRFSDASGVNRLPFFSLKQKRLVYELEYEDNSFDFVLSRDLDRVSVPALLVLEIERVLKPGGVGAVLVGLSGSDTSSLIRSASPVSSLLKASSVVHVGYLNDFTLVVFKKKFESVSFFGQFTLPADCPAIANSRPIIDFMEPLVQEKEKPVESKRKFAYLPDLIDISSRKRMVYIDIGAGEHMNSSSLNWFFPSYPVDTKAFNVYFVDHNTSVLLSYVKKPGVTFVYHPDLAGDRDIHNSSTDDHDLDPLPGDEGFDFLAWFKETVRYADFVVLKMNTGESELKFLRDLFVSGAICFVDELFLHCSDPRNRTSMMKGDCMDMFQGLRSIGVFVHQWWGN; encoded by the coding sequence ATGGACCTTAAGGCCTTCAGGTACCAGATCCTTTACGGGTCCATCGCGAGGCGGGTGCTGCTGCGCACTTTCGCCATCGCCTGCGCGATATCCATCATTCCCCTGCTGCATATCTACTCCCGCGGCAACTCCCTGATGTTTGCCCCAATGGGCGCCTACCACTACGACGGCAGTCTCCCTCATTTGCGAGGGGACCAGTTTCCCGGCTTGGCCTTGATTCGTGATCGCTTTCTAGTCCCTATTTGGGACTCAATTGAATCGGCCTACTGCGGTGAATATGTGAACTTGACGAAAGCCGTGGTTTGGGAGTTAACGGGGAAGAACTTGTTGGACTATTCCGGGAGAACTCTTTGCGCCGGGGGAGGTTCCGGTGCGTGCGTGCTCGCGCTTCGAGAATTGAGATTCTCTGATGCATCAGGGGTTAATCGACTCCCCTTCTTCTCGCTTAAGCAGAAGCGCTTAGTGTATGAGCTCGAATACGAGGACAATTCGTTCGACTTTGTCCTATCAAGGGACCTCGATAGGGTGTCTGTGCCGGCCCTGCTTGTGCTTGAGATCGAGCGTGTCCTCAAGCCGGGTGGTGTTGGGGCTGTGCTCGTGGGCCTCAGCGGTTCAGACACGAGCAGCCTTATTCGATCGGCTTCTCCCGTTTCTTCCCTGCTGAAGGCGTCCAGCGTTGTGCATGTTGGGTATTTGAATGATTTCACTCTGGTCGTTTTCAAGAAGAAGTTCGAAAGTGTCAGCTTCTTCGGGCAGTTTACGCTTCCTGCTGACTGCCCAGCTATTGCCAACAGTAGGCCTATCATAGACTTCATGGAGCCTCTGgtccaagaaaaagaaaaaccagtGGAATCTAAACGGAAGTTCGCCTACCTCCCGGATCTCATTGACATTTCCTCACGGAAACGAATGGTTTATATTGATATAGGGGCAGGGGAACACATGAACTCGAGCAGTTTGAATTGGTTCTTCCCGTCCTATCCAGTGGACACCAAAGCCTTCAACGTTTACTTTGTCGACCATAACACTTCTGTGCTGCTTTCATACGTGAAGAAGCCTGGTGTGACCTTTGTTTACCACCCGGACCTAGCCGGGGACAGGGACATACATAATTCCAGCACTGATGATCACGATCTCGATCCATTACCAGGTGATGAAGGGTTTGATTTCCTCGCATGGTTCAAAGAAACCGTGCGGTATGCAGACTTTGTGGTCCTGAAGATGAATACAGGGGAATCAGAACTGAAGTTCTTGAGGGACTTGTTCGTGAGCGGAGCAATATGTTTCGTGGACGAGCTGTTCCTTCACTGCTCGGATCCTCGGAATAGGACTAGCATGATGAAAGGGGATTGTATGGACATGTTCCAAGGGCTGAGGAGCATTGGCGTGTTCGTCCATCAATGGTGGGGAAACTAG
- the LOC116206713 gene encoding putative serine/threonine-protein kinase, which produces MKFLLPFRSCFTSDDAAVVDEHRNEGLPTKHGFRVFSYKEIKAATSNFHSSNKIGQGGFGSVYKGRLRDGTMVAVKALSVELESLRGEREFVAEIAALSDVKHQNLVTLRGCCIEGADRFLIYDYMENSCLARSFLAEEQTRKKFDWDVRRNISIGIARGLAYLHEEVRPYIVHRDIKGGNILLDRNFTPKVADFGLSKLLGDNISHVSTRVAGTLGYLAPEYAISGHLTRKSDVYSFGVLLLEIITGRPVVAFDLENGEHHLVQKVWEVYRKGTLVKIVDPVLVKGYPEEEAVRFLKVGLLCVQEAARFRPRMSAALKMLTGETDVVDVKISQPTHIVNLMDIHIEDRKSNQSIFSKESDSPTAAL; this is translated from the exons ATGAAGTTTCTGCTGCCGTTTCGGAGCTGCTTCACTTCAGATGATGCTGCAGTCGTCGATGAACACAGAAATG AGGGATTGCCGACAAAGCATGGCTTCCGTGTATTCTCGTACAAGGAGATAAAAGCCGCCACCAGCAACTTCCATTCCTCGAACAAGATCGGACAAGGCGGCTTCGGCTCCGTCTACAAG GGTCGGCTTCGAGATGGCACTATGGTGGCTGTAAAAGCGCTGTCGGTCGAGCTCGAATCGttgagaggggagagagagttTGTCGCTGAAATCGCGGCACTATCCGATGTGAAGCATCAGAATTTGGTCACCCTTCGTGGATGCTGCATCGAGGGGGCAGATCGATTCCTTATCTATGATTACATGGAAAACAGTTGCCTCGCCCGCTCCTTTCTCG CCGAGGAGCAGACCAGGAAAAAGTTTGATTGGGACGTCAGGCGGAATATCTCAATCGGTATTGCCCGTGGCCTTGCATATCTCCATGAGGAGGTTCGGCCCTATATCGTCCACAGGGACATTAAGGGTGGAAACATACTTCTGGACAGAAATTTCACGCCCAAAGTTGCAGATTTTGGTCTGTCGAAGTTGCTTGGGGACAACATAAGCCACGTTAGCACCCGGGTCGCGGGCACGCT AGGATATCTCGCTCCAGAGTATGCCATCAGTGGCCACTTAACGAGGAAATCAGATGTTTACAGCTTCGGTGTGCTGTTGCTGGAAATTATCACGGGAAGACCAGTTGTTGCGTTCGATTTAGAAAATGGGGAGCACCACCTAGTCCAAAAG GTGTGGGAGGTCTACAGGAAAGGCACACTCGTGAAGATAGTCGATCCGGTCCTCGTCAAAGGCTACCCCGAAGAAGAGGCGGTTCGGTTCCTGAAGGTGGGCCTGCTCTGCGTGCAGGAAGCTGCTAGATTCCGGCCAAGGATGTCGGCTGCTCTTAAGATGCTGACTGGCGAGACGGATGTGGTGGATGTCAAGATATCGCAGCCCACTCATATCGTCAATCTCATGGACATCCACATTGAAGATCGGAAGTCGAACCAGAGCATCTTCTCCAAGGAATCAGACTCCCCAACCGCTGCTTTGTGA